The Pseudomonadota bacterium genomic sequence GCGCTTCCCCGGATCCGAGGACGCGGCGGACGCCCTCTTCCGGCTCGCGGGCTCGTACGAGGCGCTCGAGGCCTGGGACGACGCGGTCGGCGCGCTCGATCTGCTCGTCGCGCGGCAGGAGCTCTCCGGGATCGAGCGGGTCGAGGCGCTCGCGCGGCGTGGCTCGGCGCTGATCCAGGTGGGCCGCGCCGGCGACGCGCGGATCTCGCTCGAGGAGGCGGTGCGGCTCTACCGCCAGGGGCGCGGCGTCTCGCCCTCGGACTCGGTGTTCCACTACTCCATGGCACAGTTCAAGCTCGGCGAGATCGTGCACAACGAGATGCGCGCGATCGAGCTGCCGGAGGACGAGGCGCTGCTCGAGGCGCGCCTCGAGGCGAAGGCGAAGCTCCTGCTCGAGGCGCAGCGGCTCTACACGAAGGTCATCCGGATCGGGCACCCGCACTGGGCGGCCGCCGCCGCGTACCGGATCGGCGCGCTCTACCACCACCTGTGGAAGGACATCCTCGACGCCCCGCCCCCGCCCGGCCTCGACGCCGAGGCGCAGGGGATCTACTTCGACATCCTGCACGAGCGCACTCGGGTGCTCCTGAAGAAGGCGGTCGTGCAGTGGGAGCGCACGCTCAAGCTCGCGCGGCGGCTCGGGCTCGACAACGAGTGGATCGACTCGACGACCCGCGACCTCGCGGAGATCCGCAGGGAGCTCGAGATCGAGGAGTCGGCCGCCGAGAAGGACGACGATCCGGAGGAGCCCGACGCGGGGGTGTAGGGGCAGGGCTCGCCCTGCCCGCGGGCTCAAACGTGTCGACGGGCGCGGCGTGTCGACGGGCGCGACGTGTCACCGGGCGCGACGTGTCGACGGGCGCGGCGTGTCGACGGGCGCGACGTGTCACCGGGCGCGACGTGTCGACGGGCGCGGCGTGTCGACGGGCTCAAACGTGTCGACGGGCGCGGCAAGCAGCGCCCCTACGAATTGTCCACCGCCGTGCATTTTCTCGGCAACCTTTTCTCCGAACGTCCGATTCAGGTTCATGGGACGCGACACCAACCTGCCCGATCGCCGATCGCTCCGGCTTCGCGGATACGACTACGCCCTCCCGGGCACGTACTTCATCACGGTGTGCGTCCAGAACCGCGAATGCCTATTCGGCGAGATCCTCGGCAGGGAGATGCGCATGAACGATGCGGGTCGGATCGTAGCGGACACGTGGCTCGCGTTGCCGGGTCGTTTTCCGTCCGTGGGTGTGGGCGCGTTCGTCGTCATGCCCGACCACGTCCACGGCATCATCATCGTCGCGGACGTGTCACGGGCGGACGTGTCACGGGCGGACGTGTCACGGGCGCAGCAAGCAGCGCCCCTACGAGGTATGGAACCGGCACAACCCGGTGTAGGGGCAGGGCTCACCCTGCCCGCGGGCGCGGACATATCGGCGGGCGTGCACGTATCACCGGGCGTGCACGTGTCACCGGGCATGCACGTGTCACCGGGCGTGCACGTGTCACCGGGCGCGTACGTTTCACCGGGCGCGAACTTGTCGACGGGCGCGAACTTGTCGACGGGCGCGAACTTGTCGACGGGCGCGAACTTGTCGACGGGCGCGAACTTGTCGACGGGCGCGAACTTGTCGACGGGCGCAGCAAGCAGCGCCCCTACGTTGGGGAACGTTGTACGGGCGTTCAAATCGATTTCGGCGATTTCGGTCAATCGGCTACTCGGAAGGACCGGACGATCTCTCTGGCAACGCAACTATTTCGAACATGTCGTTCGCGGTGAATCGGACCTGCGGCGGATCCTGGAATACATCGCCCGGAACCCGGCCGAATGGAACCGGCACGACCCGGTGTAGGGGCAGGGCTCGCCCTGCCCGCGGTTCAGCGGTACGAGCAGTCGAAGCCTACTTCTTGTCGCCCGGCGCGAACGGGGCGGGGGCCACGGACGACTTCTCGCCGTCGAAGGAGAACTCGAGCTCGCCGTTCTCGCCGCTCGCCCGCTCCGCCGGCGGCGCCGACGTGTCGACCTCGAGGTTCATCCCCGCCGCCTGCGCCTCGTCCTGCGCGATCAGCTGGTCGACCATGCGCAGGTACATGCGCGCCGTGCGGTTCTCGGGGTCGATCTCGAGCACCTCGGTCCACTCCGCGCGCGCGGCGGCCTTGTCGTCCCGCGCGAAGTAGGTCGCGCCGAGCGAGACGCGGGCCGGCACGTACTTCGGCCGGTCGCGCTTGACGCGCTCGAGCTCGACCTGCGCGTCGTCGAGGCGGCCGCAGTCCTTGAGCAGCTGCCCGAGCCGCGTCCTGACGTCCGCGAAGCCGGGGCTCAGGTCGAGCGCCTCCCGGTACTCGGCGATCGCCTTGTCGTTGAGCTGGAGCTCGGCGTACGCCTGCCCGAGGTCCGCGTGCATGTTGGAGAGCTTCCCGCGGGCGAACGGCTCGATCTGCTTGCCCTCCGCGGAGGACCCCAGCGACGTCGCGTGCTCGTGGACGCGCCGCGCCTCCTCGTAGAGCCCCTGCTCGTTGTAGGTCACGGCGAGGTTGAGCGCCGCCTCGGTGTACCTCGGGTTCAGCGCGATCGCCTTCTCGAAGTACTCGCGGGCCTGCGCGACCTGCCCGCGGTCGTGGTAGATCACCCCGAGCATGTTCATCACGTCCGCGAAGCCCGTCTCGGTCTCGGCGACCTTCAGCAGGTAGGGCTCCGCCTTGTCGTACTCCCGGTTCGCGTAGTACTCGCGACCGCGCTCCAACCGCACCAGCGTTTCTTTGTCCATCAAGCCCTCAGTCCGCGCCGCCGGCCTTCGCCTCCAGGTGCCGGAGGTAGTCCGTCGCGCGTTTCGTCTGATAATGTCCGGGATACTGTCTCGCGATCTCGCCGAAGATGCGCCGCGCCTCCCGCTCCTCGCCCATCTCCAGGAACGTCTTGGCCTGCAGGAACATCGCGTCCGGGACCAGGGAGGACTCCGGGAAGCTCACCCAGATCCCCTCGAGCCGGACCGCGGCCGCCTTGCGCAGGTCGCGCTTCAGGTAGAACTGCGCGACGTACATCTCGTGCCGCACCAGCGCGTCGACGACCTCGACGAGGTAATCCTCCGCGCGCTCCCGCAGATCGTTCCTGGCGCGCGCGTGCTCGTCGCCCGCGTCCTCGATCCGCGGGTAGGTCTTGAGGAACGAGGCGAACGCCGCCCGGGCGTCGCGCGTCGCCGACTGATCCCGCTCGTGGGGCGGCGGCATGATCAGCCAGTCCCCGGGGATCTGCTCGTAGAACGCGACCCCCCGCCTGTACGAGGCGTAGTCCGCGTCCACGTGCGTCGGGTGCGCCTTGACGAACTGCTGGTAGGCCACGGCGGCCTCGGCGTTGCTGCCCTGGCTGAGCTTGCAGTCCGCGAGCCTGAGCTCCGAGTCGGCCGCGTACTTGCTGTACGGGAACTGCCGCCGGACGTCCTCGAACAGCTTCTCCGCCTCGACGCAGTCCTCGTCGTCGAACTCCACCATCGCGGTCTCGTACAGCTCCTTCGCGGAGCGCGAGTAGTCGAGCAGCCCGCCCTTCCCCTGCTTGGCCGCGCACCCCGCCGAGAGCGCCCCCGAGACGACGAGGAGACAGGCCGCGAGACGCATTTCCATAATAGATGCCATCGAGACCGCCCAAGCTCCCTTCCAAACGCGGAAGG encodes the following:
- a CDS encoding tetratricopeptide repeat protein, giving the protein MRPGTRAVVLFASLLGAGPSACGAHREVTRLDPVHVTAARDGERVTVDAYDARELFVRASAALRAESYEEATRLYAALLAEFPESELVAPALYNQGLCYDALGRFRDAATSYGALVERFPGSEDAADALFRLAGSYEALEAWDDAVGALDLLVARQELSGIERVEALARRGSALIQVGRAGDARISLEEAVRLYRQGRGVSPSDSVFHYSMAQFKLGEIVHNEMRAIELPEDEALLEARLEAKAKLLLEAQRLYTKVIRIGHPHWAAAAAYRIGALYHHLWKDILDAPPPPGLDAEAQGIYFDILHERTRVLLKKAVVQWERTLKLARRLGLDNEWIDSTTRDLAEIRRELEIEESAAEKDDDPEEPDAGV
- a CDS encoding tetratricopeptide repeat protein — protein: MDKETLVRLERGREYYANREYDKAEPYLLKVAETETGFADVMNMLGVIYHDRGQVAQAREYFEKAIALNPRYTEAALNLAVTYNEQGLYEEARRVHEHATSLGSSAEGKQIEPFARGKLSNMHADLGQAYAELQLNDKAIAEYREALDLSPGFADVRTRLGQLLKDCGRLDDAQVELERVKRDRPKYVPARVSLGATYFARDDKAAARAEWTEVLEIDPENRTARMYLRMVDQLIAQDEAQAAGMNLEVDTSAPPAERASGENGELEFSFDGEKSSVAPAPFAPGDKK
- the bamD gene encoding outer membrane protein assembly factor BamD; its protein translation is MEMRLAACLLVVSGALSAGCAAKQGKGGLLDYSRSAKELYETAMVEFDDEDCVEAEKLFEDVRRQFPYSKYAADSELRLADCKLSQGSNAEAAVAYQQFVKAHPTHVDADYASYRRGVAFYEQIPGDWLIMPPPHERDQSATRDARAAFASFLKTYPRIEDAGDEHARARNDLRERAEDYLVEVVDALVRHEMYVAQFYLKRDLRKAAAVRLEGIWVSFPESSLVPDAMFLQAKTFLEMGEEREARRIFGEIARQYPGHYQTKRATDYLRHLEAKAGGAD